In Colletotrichum destructivum chromosome 8, complete sequence, the following proteins share a genomic window:
- a CDS encoding Putative protein kinase domain, prion-inhibition and propagation, HeLo, which yields MSAGGLEIFGAVGVSLQLVKAAGTCLSIVNEVRQISNLAHEQNNAHFDLHVQALKFERWCATLSIQDILRRTEQGPSNSGLCKPNHQTQLKGAVESQLRLENPILVDLTTKALADMKNDFAEATKIIMQYAGVSPPPEKITSNTSLQVPKSGKQSRWDKMLRKEPKAQPSASLQTHSNVISRGGSSMALRTKWVTSDKGRVEVLLKRIGHTNELLVVLLDTAHQAQVDRQTDMTILDLMDHDTLEGTTTRPELKTMAKIKQWQMQERRDSQTDDAVSAYSFSTISGANQASRRIHSYQVRDFKRGSLPHGEYRTLTVLEDKQVMVEWKYYNRDQPFRLEQTLRLGGLVGLLNRDELFKKFMTLPCKGLVDDADNSRIGVVFAVEGSAGNRLKSLQALIRETQVPVPIGQRFQIAKGLVTAVHHLHSVDWLHKSIRSDNIICSWAPESEIQVPPSSPRGKPAVVQENGGDGAGSGFGAAKTLATRPRPRPLPPQYLVGWDLSRPDHPLELSETLSISTAGFQSRRDEILLYNHPSLHAQSESGKRPRYRARFDIYSLGLVLLEIGLWRTLSELRRHCNSDAEFRDKLPTEFCDKLLPRVGEVYWRAVQRCINGDFDDGSGGASETEGFQLQIAFERLVVSEIERCYA from the coding sequence ATGTCGGCTGGGGGACTGGAAATATTTGGGGCGGTTGGGGTATCGTTGCAACTCGTCAAGGCGGCCGGGACCTGCTTGTCGATTGTGAACGAGGTTCGACAAATCTCAAACCTTGCTCACGAGCAAAACAACGCTCACTTCGACTTACACGTTCAGGCCTTGAAGTTTGAAAGGTGGTGTGCCACGTTGAGCATCCAGGACATCTTACGGAGGACCGAGCAGGGTCCGAGTAATTCTGGGCTTTGCAAGCCGAACCATCAAACTCAGCTAaagggcgccgtcgagtcGCAGCTTCGCTTGGAGAACCCGATCCTCGTCGATCTGACCACGAAGGCCCTAGCAGACATGAAAAACGACTTTGCCGAGGCAACCAAGATCATCATGCAGTATGCTGGagtgtcgccgccgcctgagAAAATAACCAGCAACACCTCGCTGCAAGTCCCAAAGAGCGGAAAACAATCGAGATGGGACAAAATGCTGCGCAAGGAACCAAAGGCACAACCGTCTGCCTCTCTTCAGACTCATTCGAATGTGATTTCGCGCGGAGGCTCCAGCATGGCCCTCAGAACCAAGTGGGTAACGTCGGATAAAGGCCGGGTTGAGGTCCTGTTGAAGCGAATTGGGCATACAAACGAGTTGCTGGTCGTGCTCCTCGACACCGCACACCAGGCACAGGTCGACCGCCAGACGGATATGACCATCCTAGATCTCATGGACCATGATACCCTGGAAGGGACAACAACACGTCCAGAACTGAAGACGAtggccaagatcaagcaaTGGCAGATGCAAGAGCGGAGAGACAGCCAAACCGACGACGCGGTGTCGGCGTACTCCTTCTCTACCATCTCGGGCGCGAATCAGGCCTCAAGAAGGATTCATTCTTATCAAGTTCGCGACTTCAAGAGAGGGAGCCTCCCGCACGGCGAATATCGAACGTTGACAGTTCTGGAAGACAAGCAGGTCATGGTGGAGTGGAAATACTACAACCGCGACCAGCCTTTCCGTCTCGAGCAGACTTTGAGACTGGGAGGGCTCGTGGGACTACTCAACAGGGACGAACTGTTCAAGAAGTTCATGACGCTGCCCTGCAagggtctcgtcgacgatgccgacaacTCGAGGATCGGGGTTGTTTTCGCGGTTGAGGGATCTGCCGGTAACCGCTTGAAATCCCTACAAGCCTTGATCCGCGAGACCCAAGTTCCAGTTCCGATCGGGCAGAGGTTTCAAATCGCCAAAGGCCTCGTCACGGCCGTCCACCATCTCCATTCTGTTGATTGGCTGCATAAGTCGATCCGGAGCGATAACATCATATGCTCCTGGGCGCCCGAATCCGAGATACAGGTCCCGCCTTCCTCTCCTAGAGGTAAACCGGCAGTTGTCCAAGAAaacggcggcgatggcgcaGGTTCTGGTTTCGGGGCAGCCAAAACGTTAGCAACTCGGCCGCGCCCGCGACCACTTCCCCCTCAGTATCTCGTCGGCTGGGACTTGTCTCGCCCTGATCATCCCCTGGAGTTATCCGAGACGCTGTCGATATCCACGGCCGGGTTCCAGAGCCGACGCGACGAGATTCTCCTCTACAACCATCCGAGCCTGCATGCGCAGTCGGAATCGGGCAAGAGACCACGTTACCGCGCCAGATTCGACATTTATAGTCTAGGGCTAGTCCTCCTCGAAATAGGCTTGTGGCGTACTTTGAGCGAGCTGCGTCGTCATTGTAACAGCGACGCTGAATTCAGGGACAAGCTCCCCACCGAGTTCTGCGACAAACTGCTCCCGAGAGTTGGGGAGGTGTATTGGCGCGCCGTACAGCGGTGTATAAACGGCGATTTCGATGACGGGTCCGGCGGGGCCTCTGAGACGGAAGGATTCCAGTTACAAATAGCGTTCGAGAGGCTGGTAGTGTCTGAGATTGAGAGATGCTATGCATAG